Within Spinacia oleracea cultivar Varoflay chromosome 4, BTI_SOV_V1, whole genome shotgun sequence, the genomic segment AATCACCAGTTAAGGAAAGAGAGTAGATTCATGTTTTGATATAATTTGAGTACTCACCATCCGTTTTTTGGTTTGTATTTGAAGCAAGCAATGGTTTCTTGTCGAGTGGAAGCCTTTGGGAAAATATGTCAATCCTTTGATGACcggaggaagaagtgggtgaGGGAAATGGGGTTCGGAGAACTGCTTTGTCTAGTGGACAGGTCGCTTTTGAAGAACCTTTGCTATTGGTTGACGACACGAATTGTTCCAATTGACGAGCTTTTCAGAGATTCTGATGGACGTGTGTACAAACTATCCAAGAATCAAGTTTGGTGGGTCCTTGGAATCCCAAAAGGCAACAAGGTTGTTCCTAGGAGGGTGATGGATGAGGAGATGAGAAGCAAAGTTGAAGATATTGAGAGGAATTATGGTGCAAAATGGGAGTTTGCGAGAACAAGGAggaattgtgttgaaaaataTAAGGGAATACTTGCAAACAACACATTGGTAAACAAAGGAAAGGGGAATTGGGAAGAGGAGCAGGAAGCAGAGTTCAAAACTGTTTTCTTGATTCTGGTGTTGCAAATGGTGCTTTGTCCGTCACAAAGTAAAAGCCATATACTGGAGTCAGATTTGGTACCTGCACTGACATGTGCAATGCAAGCAAAAGACTATGATTGGTGCGGTTTGGTGTTGGAGAAGCTTTTTGACAATGGCTGCAGATTTGCAAACAAGTTCAATGCAAATGGATATGCTAGAGGATGTGGAGGTTGTAGTATCTTCCTAGCAGTAAGTTATTTCATTGGTCCTGTTGAATGATTGATGATGTATGGTGCCTTATATCAGcatatatatgttttaattatgggATATATATTCTAGCTAATATGATTAAATGACATATCCAGATATTTTACCTTGATCGATTGGATAGAAATCCAGTGATGTGGGGAAAATGGCCCAGAATAACAGCGTGGACAAAGGAAGAGATGGTGAAAGCTAGTGCTGAAGATAGGTTGGCTCGTCAGGGAGATTTTGGAAACTTAGGGGTAAGTGTGAGCAAAGTGCATGTCTTGAAGATGTAAAATGAGTTGTTTTGTGTTTGAGCTACCTaataggcaaatttgtcaaaaactaccttataaaatcgattttttgtgaaaaactaccttataaaaaaaaagttgtaattaactaccttataCAAATTTTATGTTGTAAGATATTACATTTGGTTGGATTATAACATTGATTCAAGATTTCGTGATTGACTTTACTTGGTATATCTGACATGGTATCTAACGGGGAAAAGACTAATTAAATGGCACGTAAGATGCATATGGTAAAAGTCAATCCCGTAATGTTGATTCAACGTTTATAATTCGAGAAAAGGTAGTATCTTACcacataaattttttataaggtagtttaatggattttttgtcatttaacaccttaaaaaaactggtttttgtaatttaacaccttacttattttttattgtttttaaacaccttaaaaaacaaaaaaaattagaaatcaaCACCACTTGACAATTTTTGTTAGAAAAAACATTAGTTTTTAACTATGCTAAAGTTCTCAAGGCATGATATGGTGGTAAACAACTCCTTCTACCATTAAATTGTGCTTTGGAAGTTATAGCATGATTAAAAATCAATGTTTTTTTCTTATGGAAATCGTTAAGCGGTgttgatttataaatttttagatttttaaggtgtttaaatataataaaaaataagtaaggtgtttaattacaaaaactaatttttttaaggtgttaaatgacaaaaaatcctagtttaattacaatatttttttattgtgtagtttttgacaaatttgcctaccTAATAGGTAGAAAAATAGGGTACATAAGGAAGTGAAATTACttcattttaattatattttcaaagtaaaaacaTTTCCATCTATTAACATTACATCCTTTGATAATATGAAGCACTGATTTCATCATTAAAACATAAGACTTTATGGACTTATATTAAAGGTCTGAAATGATGTATGTTGAAAACCTTTTGGCTTTTGTGAATAAAAATGTGATGATTGATCTGAAGAAGAAGCTAATGTTTACCTGTGGGTTTTTTTCAGTGCATAGATGTAGCTTATGGTGTAAGGCATCCTCGAGAGGCTAGGGATACTAATGAATTAACATATTTTGCAGAAGAGGTTAGTTATTTGGTCTTTAGTTATGTAGGAGTAGTGGAGTACTATACATGTTTAGTCGGTTTATGTAATATTATTCAGTTCGTGCGGAGTCTAGACGGAGATATCCAATCCCTAGAGTCACAGCAAGAGAAAACAATGGTTGAATGTAGTAATGACGACATATACAAAAGAAAAAAGCCAAGAAGGAAGAGGAGATCAATATCAGCTTTGTGTCCTGAGCTGCTGCATACGAGGAAAAAGGCTAAGAGAAGAGGGGTCCAGTCTGGTGTACTAGATGCGTTTGCACGGGCTACTAAAGTTCCTGTTGTTTCCAAAGTTGCAAGAGGTGGGTACTCTTCAGTATCAGGCAAAAATTCAAAGAAGAATGCATCGCGTGAGAAGTTGTCACTACCTCAGAAGGCCCGAAATCTGTCAGAAATTGATAATGGTGAGCAGAATGGAAAAATGTTAGTCAATACTGGTGAGAGGCCTATTGAGAGGGAAGAGCGAAATGATGAAGGCGAGAATGGAGATGGTGGAAACATATCTTTGGCTAAGGAGGCTGCTAAATTGGGAGTGGTGATGGAGCCAATAGGTGACAGTGGTACGGATAAAATggcatttcaaacttcaaatgaAGAATGCGGGAATAGCGATGGTGAAAATATACCATTAGATATGGAGGTCGCAGTAGTGGCTACTGATTGTGCAATGGTGGTGACAGAGCCAATGGGAGAGAGAGGTGGAGATATgcagtctccaacttcaaacgAAGTGCCTAGCACTACATCTCATGATTTAAATGGGTGTTCAGAGGAAAATAACAAAATGTTGCTGTGGGTTCTGGTTTTGTTGAAGCACCATTTTTGGAGAAGAATGTTGAGATCATGCCATCTCCGGGTTCTTGGATTGCTATTGAAAAAGCTGTTAAGGAGATGGATTCACTAATGGAACAACTGGGAAAGCTCCGGGAAAAAAATGTCAACATGAGCAGTAACTGGAGTGAGGATAGTGTTGTAGAGATGCAGATGGAGACTTGTGACAAAAGAATCATCCATGGAAAAAGCCATGATAGTGTTAGAGAGGGTATTCCTCCATCTCAAATTACGCATACAACGGGTGTTAATGCAACGCTGGTGAGTGGCTCATGCTCAAATCCTGTAACTATAGCTGATGACAGTGATGATGGCAAAATTGACCCTTTTGAAGTCGTATGTAAGGAGAATGAAGATAGGATGAGTAAGCTTAAGAGAAAACTATCCAAACTGCAAGCATCCAAGTTATAACTAACTGTATGTTAGCTAGTCCTTGTTTGCATATCATGTACTCTATAACTATTAACTACCATCTCGAGGAGTTATCTCTTGATGATTTGATTAGCGCGTGTGTGGTTACGCCGTTAAGTAGGTCGAATGGTGTATTTTGCTCAACTTCATTGTGAaatttcatttaaaacttaACTCAGCAATAGCCACATGAGTATGCATCATTGCATTGGTGTGTACATGAAtctaaaatcatg encodes:
- the LOC110776881 gene encoding uncharacterized protein, producing the protein MNYVSDFNKANMLDVLVVAGFTNEKIFHKGVVDKRIENPIAVFDFHEETTCNAEDKMQQNGKSRGDQVKEAGEVLKVQLKECGNKQAMVSCRVEAFGKICQSFDDRRKKWVREMGFGELLCLVDRSLLKNLCYWLTTRIVPIDELFRDSDGRVYKLSKNQVWWVLGIPKGNKVVPRRVMDEEMRSKVEDIERNYGAKWEFARTRRNCVEKYKGILANNTLVNKGKGNWEEEQEAEFKTVFLILVLQMVLCPSQSKSHILESDLVPALTCAMQAKDYDWCGLVLEKLFDNGCRFANKFNANGYARGCGGCSIFLAIFYLDRLDRNPVMWGKWPRITAWTKEEMVKASAEDRLARQGDFGNLGCIDVAYGVRHPREARDTNELTYFAEEFVRSLDGDIQSLESQQEKTMVECSNDDIYKRKKPRRKRRSISALCPELLHTRKKAKRRGVQSGVLDAFARATKVPVVSKVARGGYSSVSGKNSKKNASREKLSLPQKARNLSEIDNGEQNGKMLVNTGERPIEREERNDEGENGDGGNISLAKEAAKLGVVMEPIGDSGTDKMAFQTSNEECGNSDGENIPLDMEVAVVATDCAMVVTEPMGERGGDMQSPTSNEVPSTTSHDLNGCSEENNKMLLWVLVLLKHHFWRRMLRSCHLRVLGLLLKKLLRRWIH